A window of the Lolium perenne isolate Kyuss_39 chromosome 7, Kyuss_2.0, whole genome shotgun sequence genome harbors these coding sequences:
- the LOC127313636 gene encoding non-specific lipid-transfer protein A-like: MTPTCYLPALAAVAALLFLAGRWQEAEAGPENNDCAVAQTAFGDCIAYVSGFEDKFSPRCCRGLADIKDMAPTADRRRALCACIHSEMVAVGKVIPDRVNSLPAKCGVRITFLPSSYYFKCSRIP; this comes from the exons ATGACGCCTACCTGCTACCTCCCGGCGCTGGCCGCCGTTGCCGCTCTCCTCTTCCTCGCCGGCAGGTGGCAGGAAGCCGAGGCGGGGCCGGAGAACAACGACTGTGCCGTCGCCCAGACGGCGTTCGGGGACTGCATCGCCTACGTCTCCGGCTTCGAGGACAAGTTCTCGCCCCGCTGCTGCAGGGGGCTCGCCGACATCAAGGACATGGCGCCCACGGCTGACCGGCGGCGGGCTCTCTGCGCGTGCATCCACTCTGAGATGGTCGCCGTTGGCAAGGTGATCCCCGACCGCGTCAACAGCCTCCCCGCCAAGTGCGGCGTCCGTATCACCTTCCTTCCGAGCAGCTACTACTTCAAGTGCTCGCG GATTCCATAA
- the LOC127313635 gene encoding non-specific lipid-transfer protein 1-like, whose amino-acid sequence MTPTRHSPSIAVVFLVVVSVLVAGAAADASADKSDCSIAQTAFSECTGYIMGVDEEITPRCCRGLDAVKDLASTKDQRRALCSCILSEMLAAGKIKSGRVAALPAACGIRGIAFLPTNLGFDCSRIS is encoded by the exons ATGACGCCGACCCGCCACTCGCCGTCCATCGCCGTCGTGTTCCTCGTCGTCGTATCCGTCCtggtcgccggcgccgccgccgatGCATCGGCCGACAAGAGCGACTGCAGCATCGCCCAGACCGCGTTCAGCGAGTGCACTGGCTATATCATGGGCGTGGACGAAGAGATCACTCCACGGTGCTGCAGGGGTCTCGACGCCGTCAAGGACTTGGCGTCGACCAAGGACCAGCGCCGGGCCCTCTGCTCTTGTATCCTGTCGGAGATGCTCGCCGCCGGCAAGATCAAGTCCGGACGCGTCGCCGCCCTCCCCGCAGCGTGCGGCATCCGCGGCATCGCCTTCCTCCCGACCAACCTCGGCTTTGACTGCTCCCG GATTTCTTGA